Below is a genomic region from Tripterygium wilfordii isolate XIE 37 chromosome 12, ASM1340144v1, whole genome shotgun sequence.
AATTTCTATGGTTTGAATTTGAGTGAGGCAAATCAGCCAGAAATATATGGCACCACCTAAAAAAGTAAGTTGGGGATTAAATCCCAAGTGTTGCACTTGCCATCCCTAAATGACCATGCAACACATTAATTAATAGCTCCCTACTAAATTCAtacttgaaaaataaaatgaagaagACAATTTCTCTTATGCCTGTTTTCTTTATATAGTTTTGAATGGTGATTCCTTGTTTATTAATTTGTAGACATTTTGGCATAGTGGTAGTCTAATACTTGAAACAAGTCAGAAAGATAAAAGAGTTTATATATCTTTTTAGGTAATCgataataatatcatataaatttttagtttggattttctttttgggtCTACACTCGGATTTTTAACCCTGTGTGTCTAttatgtgtttgtgtgtataaTTAATGAGATTAGTAAATTCCTTATCAAATTTTCCAAGAGAAAAGTCATAAGTAACACCAAAATAGTGTCTTAATTTATTTGTTAATATTAATCAATTGTTACAATTACATGGCAATTGGGCAGTAATCCATATCTCTCATTTGCCCAACACACATGACAAATTAGAGGATGACTTTGCTATATGTAGACATTAGCCTTATAAGACTCATCCATAATTTGGAGACCCTAAACAAACAATACAACAACATACATCCACATAGTATCATATTTTGGATGGCAAAGTGAGACGACAACATACttgtttcattttatttgttttgcttcATTTATCGAGTTAGAGAtctttttataaattataagagGTAGGGGATaagatttttttatatataaaatattcctTTCCATTAGCGAGACTTTTTCCTTGGGTTTAAGTACCAAAGTGTGATGGTTCAGGAAGAATAAAAATTGTGCGAGCCCCATATATTCACAATAACCGAGCTTAGATTTctaacaaatatgaaatattattTGAACTTTTTTAAGATAAGTAATTCATTAATCATCAACAACATACTACAAATTTACAAACCATAAAAAGAGtctcaaataaaaatcaacatATCGATATTTAACCAAAACCCAACACACTCGGGAAATGTAATTCACATGGAGTGCGGCCCCTAGTCCCCCTATAGGGTCTAAAAAGATAGAGGGAATGAGATCCCACATATCCAcaattgataaaagaaaaaaaaaaaaaggttgagaTCGAGGAACATTAGTTTGGAAAAATGATTGCAAGATCATGGTAATTAAGTTGATGTTTACGTGAAAATGAAGCACAGGATTATCTATTTTTGAGACCTAACCAAAAttggaaaaatagaagaaaatgaatgtaGAGCACAAATTATGAATTGAAAAATCTTATCCCCTAATCAAATGTGTACAAAATGACCTAATTAGTGTTAAAATCTCAATCCCTAAATCCTAATCCATATTTTACTTTAATTGTTGACAATGtgtattaaataaatattaagagaaagaaagaacacAATTGAGGACAAAAGAGTGGAGAGAGAACACACATAGCCGCTTAGAGACGGCCACTAGAAGCCATCCTCAAATCTCTCCCTAGCCGGCCCTCACTCTCTccatttcttttctcttcttcttcccttttaAAACCACCCTTTCATTGGACCTAAGACACTCAGTTCATtcattctctctgtttctctctgttttttgaaCTTTCATTTTAATGGGGAAGATCTCACAGAAAAACACTGCAaacccaaaaacaacaaaggtAAAACGGACTCGAAAAAGTGTGCCCAGAGACTCTCCTCCCGGACGCAGCTCCATTTACAGAGGAGTCACAAGGTGGGAACTTGGAACATCACATTCATGATTAATTCACCAAaacagggtttttttttttttttctttgtatggTATTATTGATTATCTTCTATTAATGGTTGGTTTTGATTCAGGCATCGATGGACGGGTCGCTATGAGGCTCATTTGTGGGATAAGAATTGCTGGAATGAGTCACAGAACAAGAAAGGAAGACAAGGTTTGATTTTGATCCATTTTCGTTCAATGGGCTCTGTTCTTTCAGTAATGATAGGTATCCggtatctcaattatcccagCGGTTGAGTTGTACGTATatgattttatgtgcatcatgtgggaTATGTGTAACCTActaattcacttgaatcttgtaCGTCCAACTTAATAATTGGGATATCAAACTGTTTGGATCTTTGTCAATTTGGCCGTTCTTAGTCTTACTAGTACATTTGTGTCGAAGAGTATTGattaatctttttctttttgttttctgggATGTTCTGCCAACGATGTTGATTGTGGTTGTTGTGGAATCCGACTGTAATGCAGTATATCTTGGTAAGTTACACAATCTCTATCCTTacgttttcaaaaaaaataagaccATGTTTGTCCACTCGGAATTCTACCCAAATTACAAATAATAAAGACACCATTTTTGAACAAAATTTAATCGAATCACTGCTGAAACACACATGCAAAGCAAACACGGCCTTAATATAATGCACATTTTTCTCAAGGTGcatatgatgatgaagaagcttCTGCACGTGCGTACGACTTGGCAGCATTGAAGTACTGGGGAAAGGACACTGTCCTCAATTTTCcagtaaattttcttttctttttcttaatttagATCATAAATTTCCTTCTGTTCTTAATTTTACATTGATTTAGCCATTTATTAATTTCTGTAGTCATCAAATTATCAAGAAGAACTTAAAGAGATGGAAGGTCAGTCCAAGGAAGAATATATTGGATCTTTGAGGAGGTATTAATCAAATTTTCTAGGGAAATCAATACATATTTTAGTTGCTTGTGTGTGTATGCATACCAATGTTGTTGTGGTAATCTTGTTTATTCACAAATTTTGCAGAAAAAGTAGTGGATTTTCTCGCGGGGTCTCGAAATATAGAGGAGTAGCAAGGTAATAATTAGGTTTATTGTTATTGCATTCGTAGTTTACGGGTTATTGTATGAGCTCATGAGTTTACCTATTCCACACACGAAAGAGGAAAGATAGTGATTGTGAATATGTGTGTAGACATCATCATAATGGGAGATGGGAAGCTCGCATTGGGAGAGTTTTTGGGAACAAGTATCTCTACCTTGGAACATATGGTATGTATAcacttgtctttttttttttttgataaaaacaacttaataataaataataaataaacattAAAACTCAACGTCTCTATCTCTATTGTGTAAGAATGTTTTTGTTATAGGAAGAAAATGCACTTGTTTATTACTATGTTGATGTCAAACATAATCAAGTGAAATCCAAGAAATTACACTTGGTAATGGATGGCTTTTCTAaacatttaatatttatttggaCATGCAAGTCAAGACAAATAGCATAATGGCATAATAATATGATGTAATTTCTTGGTTAGTTGGGATATTGATCACCAACCCTCAACTGCCTAGTCAAGCTTATGATGTATTCAAACTCATTAATAtatctaaaaaaattaatattatttcaaTTAATACTACAAATACCTTGTTGTGGATTagatactttattttttttataaatgggGATAGCCTAATACaatcatttgggtgatagtttagtGTTGAATTTCAGTGGGGACAAATTATATAAATTCGAAGATTCAAAGTTTGATTTCTATTaagagcaatacccttgtggtcACACACTAGAATTTGACCTAACTTATCATAttgtcaggtgagaaatttatgtgcgcaTGCCTTAACGtctgagtttaggctcatataagATGTTCAAATGATAAACTTATATCTGGTCGCTCtcgatcaaaaaaaattttgatatggTAATTCAAAGTCAATACACAGTTGGACATCTAAATAGAACATAAAATTGGACCTTGGTTTAAATTACTACCTTAGGTTAAAATTGGACcttttttatattgtttttagtATAATCTCTAGTGAGTAGTGATTTAATGTTGTCTCTATGCTTTTCCAAAATTGCccctaattattttcatttataacAGCTACCCAGGAAGAAGCAGCCACAGCATATGACATGGCAGCGATAGAGTACCGGGGACTTAACGCCGTCACGAACTTTGACTTGAGCCGTTACATAAAATGGTTACGCCCCGATAACCAAACGAAACTTAACAGTGACGGCCACCAAGAAATTACTAACGGAGACGTTAATCGGTCCGCAAAACCTAACGACGATGGACTTGCTTTTACCTTATTGCCCCTCAACCAAAACCCCAATTCTACCGAAACAGCCCAGCAGCTTCCACCAAGACCAACCGGCGGGGGCGGAGGATCCGCCTCATCGGCGCTAGGCCTTCTCCTGCAATCCTCGAAATACAAGGAAATGCTTGAGAAGACATCGGCGGCTGACTCCCCATCAACACCGCCGGAGTCCGACCAGCCACGCCGGAGCTTCCCCGAGGACATCCAGACCTACTTTGATTGCCATGATTCCGGCAACTACACCGAAGGTGATGACATTTTTCTTGGTGATTTGAATTCGTTTACTTCGCCGACTTTTCGCTTTGAGCTTGATGCGTAGGGAAGATGATGGGAATAGACATCtgaaattctttcttttctttttgtcatttaCTTCTTTTGCTTTCTCCAGAATTTTGAAGAGAAGAAAGTTTGCTAATTTTTATTGCTTCATGACTTCATATCTATTAACTTGTAAATTTAGTTGGATCATGTAAACATTTGTTCATCAAAACATTTCTCTtaataagaaaattttaatttctcttGCATCATTGTTGCCATGATATCTAGTGGTAGAGGTGCAAGCCAGTACCTCCAGTGCATTACATTTTGATTACAGAGCTTGCATTGATACAAAAATGGTACCTCTGTACTTCAGCTGAGGGGCCGTAAGCACATGCAAGAACAGAACTTAGCAACTTAAGGTTGAAACTGCAGTTGGATCTAGGTAGCTTATAGTTATAGTGTGCAGCAAAGCTTTGAATCGATCGAAGCTAAACATATGCAAAATGCTTGGTAACCTGTTAAAGGATATCTGCAAAATTAAGATTGTATACTTATTTATACGTTTTCCTGATACTTTCTCAAAGGCTTCGAATCTAGAATCAATGAGACCAGTGTACCTGAAATCCATCACAAACTTGGTTTTGTCAACCCTTCCGAGCTGCAGAATTGTCTGCTTTCCATTCTCCTAGATAAATATGTATACAAGTTAATAGTACCATCGAGTCACAGAATAATTGTGACTGAATAACTTTCAAATCTAATGTTCTTGATACCTCCAATGTCAACTGGAAATTTTTAACTGATCTTTGGACTCTAAGTCCAGCTCTTCCTCTATCTCTGAAGTCCAACTCATATTGTTTAGAACCctgaagaagcaaaaaaaagagaggttaAATTCATGGAatgaaaaataactcaatacACAAGAGTTTCTACTTTTCTATGAAGAGGAAAGACATTCATTGTTGTCTTACACTATTGTATTGCGGTATTCTTGAAAACAGCTTATGCACTCTTTCCACTCTGCTCTGCCAGTCCTCAGGCAGTCTGCCAACGTGTTGCGTCTAAAGTTTACGAAGATTAAAGAAAAGCGTTAAATATCATCAACCCGGAATTAGGTCTTTGATGATTGAAATCCAACAACACATTTGTAATAGGTTATGATGATCCTATGGTTCATTGGTTTGTATCTTAAATTGTACAGCTCACCTGAGTTGCATTCTTTAGTTGCATTGATTGCTGCTTAGGTACATACACTGTCATGTTTCTGTGACTTCCAGTCCAGGTAGCTATCGTTGGCATGAACCTGCAGAAACAACGGTTGATAAAACCATAGGCAGAAAGGGAGGAAATAGAGAGTGATAAGTTTAGCTTACTTTACAACAGCTAGTGGATTAGACTGTTTCATTGGGGAATTTTCACGGCTTCCCTGCtatgaaataaaacaataaaacagaATCAGAATACATTCTCATTCGGATTAAATACACCTGCTATATGTTTTCAGAGGTGAGACAACTCTCTATATGCGTTTCAAATATTCGAAAACATATACCTGATCCCATATATAGTACTTTGAGCCCACAAGGTTTGAGGTTACATTCCCCATATAACTATCATCTGAACTTGAATA
It encodes:
- the LOC120011595 gene encoding AP2-like ethylene-responsive transcription factor At1g16060 — translated: MGKISQKNTANPKTTKVKRTRKSVPRDSPPGRSSIYRGVTRHRWTGRYEAHLWDKNCWNESQNKKGRQVYLGAYDDEEASARAYDLAALKYWGKDTVLNFPSSNYQEELKEMEGQSKEEYIGSLRRKSSGFSRGVSKYRGVARHHHNGRWEARIGRVFGNKYLYLGTYATQEEAATAYDMAAIEYRGLNAVTNFDLSRYIKWLRPDNQTKLNSDGHQEITNGDVNRSAKPNDDGLAFTLLPLNQNPNSTETAQQLPPRPTGGGGGSASSALGLLLQSSKYKEMLEKTSAADSPSTPPESDQPRRSFPEDIQTYFDCHDSGNYTEGDDIFLGDLNSFTSPTFRFELDA